The following are from one region of the Haemophilus parainfluenzae genome:
- a CDS encoding ABC transporter permease: MKASYRLNKSLSLKLALLPLMLLFLTVLGTVLALIGQLNWHFFKQVLFDHELHFALMLSLGTSLFSLVVALLIALPAAWVMSQIRLPLQKLIDTVLDLPMVLPPLVTGLSLLLLFGSQGWLSSLIPEISRWIFSPIGIVVAQSYIATSIMLRNARGVFSHFDDGYRLAAYNLGLTPWQSLLKVELPMCWKPLLCGAILAWARAIGEFGATLMLAGATRFKTETLPVAVYLNISSGDFEIAIGAALWLLMISACLLFLLRVLNREL; encoded by the coding sequence ATGAAGGCTTCTTACCGGTTAAATAAAAGCCTCAGTTTAAAGTTAGCACTGCTCCCCTTAATGTTATTATTTTTAACGGTATTGGGAACGGTGCTTGCTTTAATTGGGCAATTAAATTGGCATTTTTTCAAACAGGTGTTGTTTGATCATGAACTGCACTTTGCCTTAATGCTTTCTTTAGGGACTTCGCTTTTTTCGCTAGTTGTTGCATTGTTAATTGCATTACCTGCCGCTTGGGTGATGAGTCAAATTCGCCTACCGCTACAAAAGCTCATTGATACTGTGCTGGACTTACCGATGGTTTTGCCACCCTTAGTCACGGGTTTAAGTTTACTTTTGTTGTTCGGTTCACAAGGTTGGCTGAGTTCGCTGATTCCAGAGATTAGTCGTTGGATTTTTAGCCCGATTGGTATTGTAGTGGCGCAAAGTTATATTGCCACCTCAATTATGTTGCGTAATGCTCGCGGGGTTTTCAGTCATTTTGATGATGGTTATCGGCTTGCCGCCTATAACTTAGGTTTAACACCTTGGCAAAGCCTGCTTAAAGTTGAGCTGCCTATGTGTTGGAAGCCTTTGCTGTGTGGCGCAATTTTAGCCTGGGCTCGCGCCATTGGTGAATTTGGTGCGACTTTAATGCTGGCTGGCGCCACTCGTTTTAAAACAGAAACCTTGCCGGTGGCCGTGTACCTTAATATTTCCAGCGGTGATTTTGAAATTGCGATTGGGGCAGCCTTATGGCTTTTAATGATTTCAGCCTGTTTGCTTTTT